The DNA sequence ACGACGAAAAAACGGTGTCCAAGGACGACATCGGCGCGCTGCTCTCAGTGTATGATTTGCCTGACGAATTTACCCGTGATGAGGCATTGATCATTACCAAGCCCCGCGAGCAGGCGCGCAAAGAGCATATGGACACCATCGGCTGGAACCTCGAAAATATGGAGGCGCTGGCGTGGATGCTCGGCTACGACGAACAGCCCGCGCTCGACGGCAAAATGATCGGCGGTAAGCGTCGCGACGCGCTGATGGAGTTCATTGGTGAGTCTTGGCAAGGGCCCGAGGCGTTCGCCAAGACTCTATCTCCCCGCAGCGAGGCGGACGTGCTCCAGCTCGAAGACACCTTTTACTGCGCGCACAATGCGGTTCGCTCCGCGCAGTTGGGCCACGCTGAGCAGGTCCCGGAAAAGTTTCACCCGGTGCGCAATGGTGGTGTGATTCACGAAAAACGCGAAGCGTTGACCTGGGCGCTGTCGCCCGGTGTGGAGTGGGACGCGACCGATACGAGCACTTAGACGGCGGCCGTGCAGCGGGTTGATGGGATGTGATATTAACTATGCGTGAAGTGGATTTTACGCATCTTCATGTATGGCGGTTTGGGGCTCATTCTGTGGGGCATCTTTGTGCCACGTGTTGGATGTCGTGGCGGGAGCGCGCCTAGTGCAAAGTCTCGCGCACAATTTTCTGGGTATAGCACTGCACTTGAAGCATTCCACAATGAATACGGTGAGTTCCCGAAAATGTTTCAGAAGACCGGTAGCGTAAATCTAGCCAAGGGGCTGAATGCCGAGCGTTTCGTTATCGTATTGAGTGGCCGAGATACGGATGGCTCACGCAACATCGAGGCCGTTCAGCAGCAAGGGAACCGCAAGTGCATACCGTTCTACTCGTTCGGATCAAGCGAATGGCACACGCCGGAAGGCAGGAGCAAGCCGACGATCACCGATGCCTACGGTAACCCCAATATCGTGGTGGTGGTCGATCTCGATGGCGACGGAAAGATCACCATGCCCGTTGACGCCAAACCGACCGAGGTCATTGGCCGGGTGGGGATTTACACGATCACGGATAACCCCAAAGAGTTTGTGTCGACGCATCGGTGAAGCGAGAGGGATATGGTATGCTTGGTCGGTTAATTAACTCGTTGAAAGGCCTCATCGTGGCTTTCGGCCTACTGGCATCAGGCATAACCGCTGCGTTCGGGCTTAGTCCAGCACCGTATCATTTTCCCGGGGAGGCGGCGTTGGCGGATGTTGTCTTTATTGGAAAAATGGTGAATGCACGCCATATCGAGAACTACACGTTCAGGCAGTATGGGCAGGCGATGAGTCTCAATGACGTGACCTTGATCGATCTGGAAGTTGTCGAATCTTTCACGCCGGGTTTCGAAAGCGAGGTGGTCGAGCTCTTTGGGATCAGCACCTTTGGGCTTGGGCTCGGCTATCGGTCTGACATCCGTTATCACAAAGATTCAGTAGCGCTGTTCATGGCGAAAAAGACGGATGTGGATAATCAATACAGCGTTTCGATCTATGGTTACGCCGATTTGCGCTATCGAACCGAGGAGCTACAGGCTTTGCGCGTATGGAAGGAAGGTGGCTACGAAGGCGATTTGCGGATTATCTACGATCGCATTTGCGCCGAGAAAGAGCGCTTGGAAAAGGAACGCATTGCACGTGAGAAGGCTTGGAACGATGCACAATTGAAAAAATTGGAGCCCATTCTAATGATTGCTGATCGAGCCGAGCGCCGCCGACAGCTGATGGCGCTGATCGAGTCGTCGGGCTTTGAAGGGGTGCGTGAAAAGCAACCCAGCCGGTCCACACTTGAGCCGATGGATTGGCGTGACGAGTTTTGGCGTGTTGTGTTAGGCCACGTCGAGGTCATTGATTTAATCGAGCGCAACAAGCCGACCGATCAGAGCAATTCCGGCCGTTGACCTCTTGCAGCGGACGCCTCGGAGATGCGTCCCTACCTGCCGAGGGGCACAGAAAAACCGCCTCCATTGCTGGAGGCGGTTGAAAATTTACCGTAAGGTTTACGGGTCTGCTTAGAGCAGGCCGGAAACCTTTTGGATGAGCTCGACGCAACGGTTGGAGTAGCCCCATTCGTTGTCGTACCAGCTGACGAGCTTGAAGAAGTCGTCGCTGAGGCCGAGACCGGAGCCGGCGTCGAAGATCGAGCTGAGCTCGCAGTGAATGAAGTCACTGGAGACCACTTCGTCTTCGGTGTAGCCGAGAATGCCCTTGAGGGAGCCTTCGGAGGCAGCCTTCATCTTCTGGCAGATTTCCTCGTAGGAGGTCTTCTTTTCGGTCTTCACGGTCAGGTCCACAACCGAAACGGTCGGGGTCGGAACGCGGAAGGCCATACCAGTGAGCTTGCCCTTAACTTCCGGCAGCACGAGGCCAACAGCCTTAGCAGCACCGGTGGTGGATGGGATGATGTTGATCGCTGCGCTGCGGCCGCCCTTCCAGTCCTTCATGCTTGGGCCGTCCACTGTCTTTTGGGTGGCGGTGTAGCTGTGGACCGTGGTCATGAGGCCTTCAACGATGCCGAACTCGTCGAGGATGACCTTGGTCATCGGAGCGAGGCAGTTGGTGGTGCAGCTTGCGTTGGAAATGATGTTGTCATCCGCGGTCAGGGACTCGCAGTTAACGCCGAGAACGACGGTCTTCACGCCGTCACCCTTGCCGGGAGCGGAGATGATGACCTTCTTAGCGCCGGCGTCGATGTGGCCTTGTGCCTTCTTGTCTTCGACGAAGAGGCCGGTGGACTCGATGACGATGTCTACGCCAAGCTCACCCCAAGGGAGAGCGGCCGGACCTTCGCGCACGGAAAGGCTCTTGATTGTGTGGCCATTGACGACGAGTGTGTCGGCGTCGGGCGCTTCCACCGTGCCGTTGAAGCGGCCCTGAATGGAGTCGTATTTGAGGAGGTAAGCCAAGTTGTCCGCGGGGACGAGGTCGTTGATTGCAACGACTTCAATTTCCGTGCCGAGCAAACCCTTGTCGACAAGAGCGCGGAACACGAGGCGTCCGATACGGCCGAAGCCGTTGATACCTACTTTTACTGCCATGATATCTGGTTTTTGTTGGTTCTGGTTGAAAAAACTCCGTGCAGAGTGGTGTGGAAGGGCGAAAGAAAGCCCGAAACCGACCCTTTGCAAGCGTTATTCGTGACAAAGCTGGCTGCCGCCGCTTTATGCCACGGTTAAAATCGATAATTTCGAAATACTAATGCAAGTCAACTATACTATAAGATAAATTTACCGAAGGCTAGGTTTAGCCGGAAATACTTTTGCGCAGTTCACGGGCGCGTTGATGGCTTGGAGCCAGTTCCAAGGCTTTATTCAAATGAACTCGGGCGGCCTCGGGCATATTCTGGGCAAGGAGCAGCTCAGCCTTCACCACGGATACCTCTGCATACCAAGGCGCGGCCTGGCCACAGCGGATAATAAGTGCCTCGGCCTCAGCGGCCTTGCCTTCCTGGCCGTATTGGCGGGCAATTTCCACGGCGATAACCAGCTCCGGCGCGGGTGTAATTTGTGCGTTAATGCGGTCCTCCCAACTGCGGCCCATCACGGCGATCAGGTTGACGCTCATCAGTGTGATCCACGCGATGACCAGCAGGCTCGTTGCGCGCCAACCGTGGCGGCGAATCATCGCCTGGCGGCCGCGTTGCTTGTCGCGCCAAGAGGGGAGGCCGCGCAGAAGCAGCGCCGCGAGCGTCATTGCCAGTCCGAACCCTGCGACGAACAGTGGGAACGAGCTGAATGGCCGCACCAACGCCGGGTAAATGCCGCTAAAAGGCAGCATCGCCAGCACTGCGATCAGGGGCCCGTAAAAGATCCATGGCTCAACGCGTCGCAGTCGCCAGCCGAAGCGGATGAACAGAACGAGGATCAGACAAAAGAACAGGCCTTCGCGCATCACGGCGTCCGGGGCGATGGTAAAAGTCAGCGGTTCGCGCCCCATGGGCCACAGCCAAAAGCCGAGCTGTTCGAGAATCAGGTGCGGCGCGCTGAGTAGGCGTTGCCCGAAAGACAGCGGCGGCAGCAGGGGCGTCTCCACTGGCGCAGGTGCCTGCCACAGCCAGTAAAAGCTTGCCGAGATCACCCAGATAAAAATGGCCGCTGGTAGCAGCGTCTTGGCGCGGAGTTGGTTCACGCCGCTAGCCAAGCCGCAGGGGTGGGTAGTTGGCAAGACTTAGCGTGGGGGATGAGTCGGTTAAACAGGTGGCGGCCGATATCCCTATCGGCCAGAGGCGAAGATGAATTGATTGAATAAGTCCGTGATGGGTGATTCCCACGTGAGTGTTCCTCTTCAAACCATGACTTGAGGTTGCATATTCTGGCCGGTGGGGACACCGGCCGCCACCCCATTATTACTTGCGCAAAGGCTGACTCAGACGTTGCGGCTTGTCTGGAGACTGCGCCCTACCTTAGCCAGCGTTTCTGTTCCTTGAGCATCAGCTTCGCCGTGTTGTGGCCGCTGGCGCCCCAGACGCCGCCACCGGGGTGGGTGCTGGCACCGGTCAGGTAGAGGCCCTTGATCGCGGGGATCTTGTAGCTGGAAAGCTCGGGCATCGGGCGGAAGCAGAACATTTGGTCGAACGACATTTCCAGGTGCATGACGTTGGCGCGCAGCATGCCGTGGAGGCGCTCGATCTCAAGCGGGGTCTGGATGTAGCGATCGATGACCTTGGCCGACGTGCCCGGGGCGTATTCATCGACGGCGGCCAGGAGCTTGTCGGCCTCGCGGTCGGCAATGTCGTCCCAATGCTCGCCGTTGCGCAGCTCGTAGGGGTGATATTGGCCCCAGACAAACATGACGTGTTTTCCCTCGGGGGCAAGGGTGTCGTCGAGGCTGGAAAACGTCATCACGAGCGGGATAGGCTTCTCGGGCGGGCGGCCCGCCAGGTAGTCGCCATAAGCCGCGTCGAGCGCCTCGCGGGATGGGCAAAGGAGCTGCAGCCCGCGGTGCATTTCGCCCACGCCCTTGTCGTCGACTTGGAAGCCCGGGTAGTCGGGCAGACTCTCCATGGCGCAGCGGACGATCATGCCAAAGCCGTTGCCGACGCGGAGCGACTGCGAGCGCTGACGAATTTCATCGGGCAAGTCGGGGCAGTCGGCGAGGAAGTTGTCCAGTGTCGTCTTAATGTGCGTTGCGGCGACGACGGCCTTCGCCTCATGGCGGTCGCCGTTTTCCAGCTCGATGCCGGTTGCGCGGCCATTGCTGGTGATGATGCGCTTCACGGGCGCGTCTTCAAAGACGTCGCCACCGTCGGCGATGATGCGCTTTTTGAGCGCCTGGGTCAACGCGCCGCTGCCGCCCTTAGCCCGCTTCATCCCCGACTGGTGATACATGGAATGCCAGCCGGCAAAGTCGCCCGAGGCCGCCTCCGAGGGCGGGGGGCCGCTCTGCGCGGCGAGCCAGATGATGGCCGTGCGCAGAGCCTCGTGCTCGAAGGTTTCCAGGACAAGCTGGCCGTAGGGGCCCATCAGCTTGCGGATCATGTTCATGTGGTCGCTGCCCTTGAGAGAGCGCCCGAACATCGTGCTGACGAGGTTCCACGGCGTCGGCGGCTTGAGAAAGGCGTCGAACACGCCCTCGTTGAGCTTGCCCCAGGCGTCGACAAAGGTGCGGTAGGCCTCGGCGTCCTTGGGACTGATCTCGGCAATGCTTTGGCAGGTCTTTTCGACGTCGCGGTAAAAGGCAATGCCCTTGCCGGGCTGGCCGGGGAGGGGGTAGTAGGCCCAGGGGTCCATCTCCAGGTATTCGAGGCCATACTTTGCGAGCTCGAGATCGGCGAGGACTGGCGTCTGGTGGATCATCACGTGGGCGGAGCTGCCGACGTCGATCTTGTAGCCGGGAATCTTCGTGGTGTCGGTGCAAACCGCACCGCCGACGGTCCCGCGCCGCTCAAACACGGCGACCTTCTTACCAGCCTGCGCAAGGTAGGCGGCGCAGATCATGCCGTTGTGCCCGGAACCAACGATAATTGCGTCATACGAAGACATGCGGTAACCGTGCGGGAAGAATGTGGTATGGCAAGCTTGATGGTGGGTTGGGTGTCAGGTGGCCCGGGTGGCTTGAATGTCAAGTTTGCGTTGGTTCCGTAGTATTAGGAGTCGTTCATTGGGTTTTGCTTATGAGGCGTATTCATGTAAGAATCGGAAGCGATAAGCTGATTTTGTAAGCGTAAGCTGTTGGCATGCCATTGGCTAAAGGTGGGTGCCCATGCCGAACAAGCTAAACTTATTGAATCTGAACGACGCCGGCATTCGCACGCTGCACATGGCGTGGTTTGCGTTTTTCCTGACTTTTGTCATGTGGTTTAACCACGCACCCCTGGTGATCGCGATCCGTACCGCGTTTGATCTGTCCGACGCGCAGTGGAAGGCGCTACTCATGCTGAATGTCGCCATGACGATTCCCGCACGGGTGATTATTGGCATCCTGGTGGACCGCTTTGGGCCGCGCCATGTCTTTAGCTTGCTGTTGGTAATCGCGGGCTTGCTGTGCGCGTTTTTCGCCCTGGCGCAGAGCTATAATCAACTGGCATTGGCGCGCTTTTTAATGGGCTTTGTTGGGGCGGGCTTCGTGATCGGCATTCGGTTGGTGGGTGAGTGGTTTCCGGCCAAACAAGTCGGTCTGGCCGAGGGCATCTACGGTGGTTGGGGCAACTTTGGCTCTGCGGCCGCCGCGATGACACTGCCTACGCTGGCGCTGATCTATGGCGGGGAAAACGGCTGGCGCCTTGCGGTGCTGTCCACCGGTACGATCTCTGTGGTTTACGGCATTATCTTCTTTAAATTCGCCCGCAACACGCCGAAGGGCTCCACGTATTTTAAGCCGAAGAAAAGTGGTGGTTTGGAGGTCACCAGCCGCAAGGATTTCTACTTCCTGCTCGGCATGAATGTACCGATGTATCTTGCGCTGGGCGTGCTGGCGTGGCGTCTCTCGCCCACGGGCGTTGGCTTGCTGAGCCAAGGAGCGGTGTATGCGATCTACGCCGGGCTCTTGGCGCTCTACGCCTACCAGGCCTCGCAAATTTACCGCGTGAACAAGGACATGCTGCGCGATGGCGTGGACGAGATTCACCACTACGAATTCAAACAGGTGGCGATCCTCAACGTGAGCTACTTCGTCACCTTCGGCTCGGAGTTGGCGGTGGTTTCCA is a window from the Cerasicoccus sp. TK19100 genome containing:
- a CDS encoding DUF4272 domain-containing protein, with product MIFLVALGVAVCLSADNGPTGPVYVEPLKTASLDEMGGDPTVKNADQPDPQGEALRARSKEILDAAGFRFSSSLPTLNRRAGVPGKLRPANEIQKRLLVSYAVYLYVVYDEKTVSKDDIGALLSVYDLPDEFTRDEALIITKPREQARKEHMDTIGWNLENMEALAWMLGYDEQPALDGKMIGGKRRDALMEFIGESWQGPEAFAKTLSPRSEADVLQLEDTFYCAHNAVRSAQLGHAEQVPEKFHPVRNGGVIHEKREALTWALSPGVEWDATDTST
- the gap gene encoding type I glyceraldehyde-3-phosphate dehydrogenase encodes the protein MAVKVGINGFGRIGRLVFRALVDKGLLGTEIEVVAINDLVPADNLAYLLKYDSIQGRFNGTVEAPDADTLVVNGHTIKSLSVREGPAALPWGELGVDIVIESTGLFVEDKKAQGHIDAGAKKVIISAPGKGDGVKTVVLGVNCESLTADDNIISNASCTTNCLAPMTKVILDEFGIVEGLMTTVHSYTATQKTVDGPSMKDWKGGRSAAINIIPSTTGAAKAVGLVLPEVKGKLTGMAFRVPTPTVSVVDLTVKTEKKTSYEEICQKMKAASEGSLKGILGYTEDEVVSSDFIHCELSSIFDAGSGLGLSDDFFKLVSWYDNEWGYSNRCVELIQKVSGLL
- a CDS encoding tetratricopeptide repeat protein gives rise to the protein MPTTHPCGLASGVNQLRAKTLLPAAIFIWVISASFYWLWQAPAPVETPLLPPLSFGQRLLSAPHLILEQLGFWLWPMGREPLTFTIAPDAVMREGLFFCLILVLFIRFGWRLRRVEPWIFYGPLIAVLAMLPFSGIYPALVRPFSSFPLFVAGFGLAMTLAALLLRGLPSWRDKQRGRQAMIRRHGWRATSLLVIAWITLMSVNLIAVMGRSWEDRINAQITPAPELVIAVEIARQYGQEGKAAEAEALIIRCGQAAPWYAEVSVVKAELLLAQNMPEAARVHLNKALELAPSHQRARELRKSISG
- a CDS encoding phytoene desaturase family protein — encoded protein: MSSYDAIIVGSGHNGMICAAYLAQAGKKVAVFERRGTVGGAVCTDTTKIPGYKIDVGSSAHVMIHQTPVLADLELAKYGLEYLEMDPWAYYPLPGQPGKGIAFYRDVEKTCQSIAEISPKDAEAYRTFVDAWGKLNEGVFDAFLKPPTPWNLVSTMFGRSLKGSDHMNMIRKLMGPYGQLVLETFEHEALRTAIIWLAAQSGPPPSEAASGDFAGWHSMYHQSGMKRAKGGSGALTQALKKRIIADGGDVFEDAPVKRIITSNGRATGIELENGDRHEAKAVVAATHIKTTLDNFLADCPDLPDEIRQRSQSLRVGNGFGMIVRCAMESLPDYPGFQVDDKGVGEMHRGLQLLCPSREALDAAYGDYLAGRPPEKPIPLVMTFSSLDDTLAPEGKHVMFVWGQYHPYELRNGEHWDDIADREADKLLAAVDEYAPGTSAKVIDRYIQTPLEIERLHGMLRANVMHLEMSFDQMFCFRPMPELSSYKIPAIKGLYLTGASTHPGGGVWGASGHNTAKLMLKEQKRWLR
- a CDS encoding NarK family nitrate/nitrite MFS transporter, producing MPNKLNLLNLNDAGIRTLHMAWFAFFLTFVMWFNHAPLVIAIRTAFDLSDAQWKALLMLNVAMTIPARVIIGILVDRFGPRHVFSLLLVIAGLLCAFFALAQSYNQLALARFLMGFVGAGFVIGIRLVGEWFPAKQVGLAEGIYGGWGNFGSAAAAMTLPTLALIYGGENGWRLAVLSTGTISVVYGIIFFKFARNTPKGSTYFKPKKSGGLEVTSRKDFYFLLGMNVPMYLALGVLAWRLSPTGVGLLSQGAVYAIYAGLLALYAYQASQIYRVNKDMLRDGVDEIHHYEFKQVAILNVSYFVTFGSELAVVSMLPAFFIDTFGLSPVKAGLLASGFAFMNLVARPTGGLVSDKFGRRKSMIVLILGLAVGYLALSQVNSSWPVFAAVTATMMCSFFVQSGEGAVFAMVPLVKRRMTGQIAGMTGAYGNVGAVCFLTIYSFVDASTFFMVIGFFSLLALGASVFLAEPKGHTAEVMPDGSVQYIKVS